The DNA sequence CTCctttatatattgatatattaattGATACTTCGTTTGTTCTACTTTATGTGTTTTATTTGACTTTTATTGTCCAATTGACTCAAATTTAACtgtaaattataaattattctttttaaaagttaaaaaatTACATATTAAAGTAGTTTAGATTTACTTTCTAATGAtctaaattaattataaattaattatgtgcGAATCTTACTAAGGTAAAAAATAATACTATAAACTAAAAATGTAATGAGATTGTTACTCATATGTAAatgttataattttttatttttttttgcttttaagagtttgtattttaatattaatatttttaattttatattcaagtattaaaattattatgatttttttaattttttaaaattttatacaTTATCAACTTATAACTAACTTATACATAAAATTATGCAAACaactaaataactaataaattacaCTTTTCATATCATTTATATGTGTCACgtttcaatttttaagaaatcgCAAACGGGCTCGTAAAAACATACACTACTCATATAAAGCTACACATGCAAATCAACACTAATCATCTAATGTATAACATACTCCGTTTGCTATGAAGAAACAAAACAGCTCTACTGTCACAGTTCTTAAAATTGTTTAGGTTCATTGCTATTAACGAACTACAACCAATCTGTATAATAATGGTTATAATTGAATTCCTGTTCATGTTAATCATTGTAATCCTAGCTAAAAAACATAAATGTCTTTTAAAATTCAATTCATAGTCTTTTTTGAGATGTAATTCATCTTTATATGGTACCAACGTCAGTTTCCCAGGTCACTGAGTACTATTATTCAGATTATTGTAATAACTCCACGCATCACACCGATTTATGTAATTACAACGtgatatttataattatttatattcttTTTATATTTTAGTCCAGCAATCATACATTACATAATGCAATCCCATCCCCTGTCTGCGGAAGCTAGTTGACACTTGACACCAATCTTGTACTATCCATTGACAACAAATTTCTACCGaacataaataattaaaatatatgtaaaatGATGTAACGCCCACCTAGCGAACGTGTTTGAACAATACAGTAAGTAACCTTTTAATTACATCAGTAGTATTGATTCTATGGCTGTCTGACCAATTTGATGGCTATATATATGCAAAGTTCTTTAGTATGCAAATACTTATCTAGTGCActacttcttcttcttcttcttcttcttcttcttcttcttcttcttcttcttcttcttcttcttcttcttctttatatttcaattaTTCCGAAACACATATATAAATGGAAAACCCCATTGTTTTTTTGGATATAACAATCGGTGGAGAACCGGTGGGTCGCATGGAAATAGAGCTATATGCAGACGAATGTCCCATTACTGCCGAGAACTTTCGTGCACTTTGCACCGGTTAGAGGGGTATTGGTCGCCAAGGTAAGCCTTTGCATTACAAGGGTTTCAGTTTTTATTTTGGGAATTCAAACGCCTATGTCCTGGTAGGACATAGTGATTACAGTAAAGGGGAGTCTATCTATGGTGACAACTTTGATGTTGAGAAGTCGGTAAGGAAGCATGACAAACCAGGAACTTTGACAATGAACACTGGAAGAAAAGGAGCAGAAAACGGATCGCACTTCATCATTTCCACCAAGGACAGTCCTTTCCTAAAAGAAAATCTTCCAAATGTATTTGGACAAGTTGTCAGCGGCTTGGATGTGCTGAATGCTATCACTACTACTCCCACAGCCTCTTCTAAACCTATCAAACCGGTGATCATAGCAGACTGTGGGCAGCTCATCAATGGAAAGGCTTATGGGCAGAACATGACTCCTGAGGTTTTCTTTGATATTGCAATAGGTGGCACATCATCTGGTCGTATTATAATGAAACTTTTTTATGATACTACTCCAATCACTGCTCAAAACTTCCGCGCACTTTGCACTGGAAATAAGGGAATTAGCAAGATATCAGGCAAACCCTACAAAGGATCCACTTTTCACCGAATTATTCCGGGAGTCATGTGCCATGGAGGGAATTTCACTCTTCACGATGGAAGTGGAGGAGAGTCTGTTTATGGTTCTGacaagtttctttctgagaatTTCGTAAAAAAACATACTGGTCCTGGAATTTTATCAATGGTAAATACGGAAAAGGGAGCTGATGGATCCCAGTTCTTCATTTGTACAACAAAGACGGATTGGTTGGATGGGAAACAAGTTGCTTTTGGACAAGTTTTACAAGGTATGCATGTCATTGAAGCCATGGAAGGTGTTGGATTGCCGGATGGATTGACCACTATGCCGGTTACAATTGTTGATTGTGGTGAGACCAATTTTGATTATCCTGTTGAAGACGAGGAGGAGCTATGTTATATTTGAAGACCGAGAACATGGTCTTCATTTTATTTCCCCATGTTTGTGTTATGTATTTTGAATTTTTGATGTTCTTGTAATATAATTCCTGTGCTTGTGATCCCTGTAACTGAGATTAATCAATAAATGCGATATCTTGCTATTCATGATATATCATATGCAACTTTTTGTGTTTGCAATATCTTGTGTtatgtattttattattttaaactTATCAAAAAAACTTCGTTTGTTTTACTAGACACGCAAGATCACCAAGAAGATATCATAGTGGATGATTAACTTGTTGATGAATTTGTCTTTTCTTTTAGAATCACCTCCACAATTATTCAGACCACCGCCAACGTTGTCAACGTTGTCTTAATAACTCGAACACACCATCTTCTCAGCTCAGTTTCAGCTCAAGAAATCACAAATTGGTTATCTCGAATCGAAGATATAACTATAGAAAGTTGAGTAGTTTTGTTTGCTTTGCTGTTGAAGATGCTAGACCAAACCTGTATCACGACTAGAAGTTATACAcatatttttttgataattttcttGATGTGGATGTTTACAGTTTGATGAATTTTTATTGTGTGCGTATTGTTTTAAGGCTAATTGAGATGGAGTAAAATTTGGTTTGTCGTGTAGAGTATGTCCTAGTGGTGCTGTAATTAATAATTAAGGCTTTTTGTTTCTGTTGTGCCTAGTTATTCAAAACAATTTTTATTAAATCGAGTACTACAACTGAAGAATGCGCGATAGAGTTTAGTTAGCGAACTGCAACCAATCTGTCTTCCCAGTTCAAGACTGATATCATCAAATATCATATCTGCCGCATTAgttatgtaatatccgggatatatcgtgcaattatttttgataatagataattattatatgtattcagtatctattctgtgaattaattgttaagtattaaatgtgtttgaatgtttaaaaatgttattaattaagtatttcaatttttatatgttccaaataaaatatagataattgtcatatcttcctaattattttatgttgatttatgaatttatagggattatatgaattttataaaatctttttccgggtatttaaaatctattttataaaaacgggaaccaaccaccgttatccgtttttacgtttttagaacccgaaactcttctgagaactccttcctaacctaattgcaatattccgagcatttttcatgtttcgactttttcgatccggcgtacggtttgtcctgcgcgggtctcggcgcaacattttcgatacattattcatttcggtaaatcaataaaactcgtattttcgataaacgggagctttttattaaactatcataattatcacttcgcaatatgtgtaaccaggcgctgagaccaataccgcagtacaaattgtactgatttggataattatctcaaAAACCGGTACCGtctggatcagtttttataaataaacataccgttttatatccggaatgatccaacgggatactaattttacgtaattataaatagcctctaccgtattttattttgtaccgaaaatcatttgcaaacagtatttacagaatttctacagagaaaatactataattatattatgttcttcataatcaaacacaaattcggaggcgttatcgatatccgattttggcgcacatatactcaaaacgaagctactgaaatctagaatccaaatcttccatcaatttcaacccagaaacatcaggtgattttcaattttattatttatattcaaatttcttggtatttaaattatgaatttttgtacggatggttgtttgaatgatttgatgattgtatgttgtagagcttgttttcctgatgattttggtatgtcatatgatcgatttggagttcaataacatgttcaaattagggtttgattctcgaattgtataattagggtttatattcgtttgaatgttcttgattaaaattgggggtttcttaAATAGGGATTAACAGATGTTGAGAgatagtgggttttgttccccttgaaatttgcaatctattcaTATATACCTTGCTAATCGACGTTGCTTCTAGTACCCGTGGTTGTGATTTGAAAGTTCGCCGGAGTTCTTCGTTTCTAGGCACAAATCTGGCTAAATAAGAGTTTGTTTGCTTGATTTGTTTGCTGGAATAAGTTCTTGGCAATTACCCACACATTTTCCTGAGTTTTTGAATCATTCTGAGCTATATGGTGTGTTTCCGGCGAGCTTGCGCGGCGGcgggtcgccgttaatggcttcCCGGCCGTCCGCCGGCGAGGTTGAGGAAGGAGGGTGGTCGAATTGTATTTCGACCCCCTAGTTTAGAAAATTTGCAAATTATGCACTTCTGTTTTAAAAACCTACAAAAACCTGATTTCtgttttcaaaatttataaaaatgatatttctggttatagtttattttcaaaaattattttaaatgttttaaaattaatattttaattctgaaaattgtttttagttttaaaaaaatataataaatctaaattacttaattaattaactttagttaataataattattctattgatcaattaatttaaatattaattgattaattagtttaattatttattaattaattttaattgattatttaattggatttaattatttaaaaatgatttaaaaattccgaaaatagtttcgagttttaaaatatt is a window from the Apium graveolens cultivar Ventura chromosome 1, ASM990537v1, whole genome shotgun sequence genome containing:
- the LOC141723372 gene encoding peptidyl-prolyl cis-trans isomerase-like, coding for MNTGRKGAENGSHFIISTKDSPFLKENLPNVFGQVVSGLDVLNAITTTPTASSKPIKPVIIADCGQLINGKAYGQNMTPEVFFDIAIGGTSSGRIIMKLFYDTTPITAQNFRALCTGNKGISKISGKPYKGSTFHRIIPGVMCHGGNFTLHDGSGGESVYGSDKFLSENFVKKHTGPGILSMVNTEKGADGSQFFICTTKTDWLDGKQVAFGQVLQGMHVIEAMEGVGLPDGLTTMPVTIVDCGETNFDYPVEDEEELCYI